The proteins below are encoded in one region of Ostrea edulis chromosome 3, xbOstEdul1.1, whole genome shotgun sequence:
- the LOC125676179 gene encoding uncharacterized protein LOC125676179 — translation MWSICEKSVNFLDEKKLNYQSVDEVPDSLCDTFLENIHASEEDIQYVESHTYGQSDNSNWHVARKGMITASNFKKCIQTYCGYGDRRNVGHDTDTVDRRTVGNDTDTVDRRNPVILIASHKDKAEPKTYATTLAFFETLKKCIPQQQALEDLLSPDRYYEVECPEGPLTATQKDLIGKVKKCIVQTVQRLPHWGEEIPLSWVGFEDILKQKKAERVWKTSIMSKMKELQYLTELEIGDMLRFFHEIGQIIYFADDKLKDVIIIDVQWFVDGFKNIITD, via the exons ATGTGGTCCATTTGTGAGAAATCAGTGAATTTTCTTGATGAAAAAAAGCTAAACTATCAGTCTGTTGATGAAGTGCCAGATTCTTTATGTGATACCTTTCTAGAAAATATCCATGCCAGTGAAGAAGACATCCAGTATGTTGAGTCGCACACATATGGACAATCTGATAATTCCAACTGGCATGTAGCACGTAAAGGAATGATTACtgcatcaaattttaaaaag TGTATACAAACGTACTGTGGATATGGAGACAGACGCAATGTTGGTCACGACACGGACACAGTGGATAGGCGAACTGTTGGCAACGACACGGACACAGTGGATAGGCGAAATCCAGTGATTCTGATAGCGTCACATAAAGATAAAGCCGAACCG AAAACATATGCTACAACATTAGCATTCTTcgaaacattaaaaaaatgtataccaCAACAACAAGCGTTGGAAGACCTCCTGTCACCTGATAGATACTATGAAGTTGAATGTCCAGAGGGTCCACTAACTGCGACGCAAAAAGATTTGATTGGAAAAGTCAAAAAATGTATTGTTCAAACTGTCCAAAGATTGCCGCATTGGGGAGAAGAAATACCTCTATCATGGGTGGGTTTCGAAGACATTCTCAAACAGAAGAAAGCTGAAAGAGTCTGGAAGACATCGATAATGTCGAAAATGAAAGAATTACAATATCTGACAGAGCTAGAAATCGGTGACATGCTTCGTTTTTTCCATGAAATTGGACAGATTATCTATTTTGCAGATGATAAATTGAAGGATGTGATCATAATTGATGTTCAGTGGTTCGTCGATggatttaaaaacattatcaCGGATTAA